The Artemia franciscana chromosome 2, ASM3288406v1, whole genome shotgun sequence genome segment ACTGTTTGGAGCAAGTGACCATGTTGCAATTACTTGTAGGCTTAGGTTGTACCCACAGAAGGATAATTGGATTAAGCATGTGTACACAAATTACAACCAGGTCAGACATGAGTTAGCAAACCAGGACTGGTCATTCATTGATGATAAGAATATGGAGGAGGCTTGGCTTGAAATGAAAAGGGTTTTAATTaaagcaacagaaaaacatACAGTAATTTGCTGGAAAAGAAGACCCAAAACCCTACCATTTATCACTCGTGATGTCAAGCAAGCTatacagaaaaagaagaagtactGGAGCAAATATAAAAGTAGCCACTCCCttgaaaactatgagaaatttaaacaaacccGGAATAAAGTTAGGTATCTCACGAGAAAGCTTACGACAGAATATGAAGAGGGATTGGCATTGGATTCGAAATCTAATTCtaagagattttggaagtatGCTTCAGCTTGGAATCTGGGGAGACACTCAGTTACAGAACTTCTTGTGAATGGCAATATAGTTAGTACCCCAAATAATATAGCAACTGAATTGAGTAGACAATTTAAGTCAGTGTTCAGGCCTCCAGACAATGCCCCCTTACCAGAAGCACCAGAATATTCTATTGGGGAACCTATGCAAAAGATAACTGTGGTTGCCTCTGATGTGGAGAGTCGGCTGAAGCTGCTTAATCCTAACAAATCAATTGGCCTTGATGAAGTTCACCCACGAGTACTGAAAGAAGCTCATGCAGAAATAGCCCTTCCCCTTATGAACATGCTTCAGAAGTCTCTTGATACTAAGCAGATTCCTCAAGACTGGTGGGATGCAAACGTTACACCTGTACACAAAGGAGGTAGCCGCAACAACGTTTCCAATTATCAACCCATCAGTCTTACATCTGTAGCTGGTAAAATCTTAGAAGGAATGTGAATACTCACATTGTCGAACACCTGACCACCAATGAGATGCTCAATGATAGTCAGCATGGCTTTAGACATGGATGCTCGGTTGAAACTAATTTGATTGATGCATATGATTATGTTACTGAACATCTAGATCAAGAAATCCCTGCCGACTTAGTTCTATTGGATTTCGCGAAAGCCTTTGATAAAGTATGTCACCGTTGACTAAGGACCAAGTTATTTGCAATTGGAATACATAATGAAATCATAGAGTGGGTGTTCCAGTTTCTTTCCGGGAGAAAGCAAAGggtgaaaatatttggaaaaaatggacaggtattctttttataatataatataatatttatttcaaacaaagcgactatcacaagcccaaaagggccgaattcgcacTTCAGCGTCAGTACACCTCTTCTTTTCAGAAGAGGTGGAAGTATTAAGTGGAGTGCCCCAAGGAACCATCTTGGGACCAactttattcaacatttatattaatgatgcaCCAAccacagtcaaaaataaaataagtctttatgctgatgactccaaACTCGTTGGAACTGTCAATACACCCAATAAGAGAGCCTCTATGCAGAATGACCAATGGGTACTTCCCAGTGGGCAACTTTGTGGAGGCTTGAATTCAATGTACATAAATGTCAAAAAATccactttggaaagaaaaacGAGAAATGCCCTTATAATATGTTAGGGATGGATGGATCAAGACAGACTATTATCTAGTCTGAAGCAGAGAGAGACTTGGGGGTCATAGTcgataaagaattaaaattcactatacacacacagacagctgtagccaaagcactccaaacctgggcattataaaaaaaaaaacaatcactaGCAGGTCACCTATGGTGATGACTAAATTATATAAGGCATTGGTTAGGCCTAATTTGGAGTTTGGCATGTGTGTTGCTAGCCCCCTCAACAAAGGTGACCAGCAGAAGTTAGAAACAGTTCAGAGACAGGCTACAAAAGCAATTGAGGAatgcaaatatttaaactacTCATCCCATCTGAAGAGGCTGAAACTCCCCACTCTTGTCTACAGACGTAAAAGGGGTGATACTATCATGATGCATAAGCTCCTGAATTACAACTCTCCATTAAATAAGCTATTTGAACTTGACCAGTCTGCCAGAACTAGGGGGCATAGTTGGAAACTGTATCAGAAGAGAGCTGCCACTAGACTACACAATAACTTCTTCACTTACAGAATAGCGAGTTTGTGGAATTCTCTCACCAAAAAAGCAGTCACTACCCTCAGCACTGCTGCCTTTAAAAGAGGCGTTGATGGAGAATGGTCATCAAAGCCATGGCGAACTGAGTGGGATGCTGTTGAGACATCCAAccatcatcatcactaaccagcaattctacaggatttaatccttatttcactggacaatgcaatttaaggtaatttaaggtaattatttCCATGATCAAGCAGTGATGGAAGGTCTGTCTGGCAAAACAAATGGCAGAGAACAAATGTCTCAATGCCATGCACTCCATACAGAGATAGTAAGACCTTTGCTGACAGGATATCCAGTAATATTGAAGACACTTCAAGGAAAGGAGACACCTGCTCACTATACAGACATCTTCAAAAGTTGTATAATAGCTGCTGAGATGGTTTTTGGTCCCCACTCATTAATATGTTCCTTTCTCTATTGCTTTCCCTGACAGGGAAATCCTGCTTGCATAGCCTCATAGTGGAATGAGGGTAGACCTTTCACAAGTTTTTCTTGTGAAAGGTTTTTTTGTGTGAAGACAGGAAGATTGGCACAAGATACCAGGCTATATAGGACtcctgttattgatgttaaagaTCATCATCTactagtgtctagggttaattaaAAGCTGAAATTCAGAAAGGGTAACTAGCTTCTGGAAGGCTGTGACATTGGTAAACTCCAGTAAGAGAAtgtgagagaaactttccaggataagttgaatattaaactggagaattttaaaccttttacaatgtagaagatggatgaaataattttaggaTAACAATTTGTGAAATCCCTGATGGTTTCTTaaggaaaaaagttaaaaatgcaGCTATTAAAGAGGGGCTTGTGTAAGAACTACTTGAGTAAATATTTGGACTTGTCCCTGTTAAAGATAGGGAAAGGGTCACCATAagtgataaggaaagatttagagagagatgggcagaacattttgagaatgtgctaaaccatgATAaaattacaggaaaagatataggtAAGAATGAAAACATTTGGAGCATTTTGGGTGtgaaagaagatttattttacaAGAAGGAATTAGTGACAGCAGTAAATGGATCTAAATATAATAAGGCCCTAGTTGCTGATTGTacaataaatgatttttttttggatatggTGGCTATGAAGTTAAAGATAAGTTGCTtaagattatgaatataattttgaaaaagggaagtacctagcaACATTAAGAAAACTCTAATTAAGCCTCTCTATAACAtgaggtgataagagtgagtgtggttaTTATAGACAAGATGTATTAGCTTGatttctgtaggaagcaaattattGTGTACAATGATACTTACAAACCTTAAAGATGCTatagattttaaagaaatttaagagAACAGTTCCATTTTAGGATGGGAAGAGAATGtatcaaccaaattttcactcctTTGGGCTTTCCTGCAGTCAAAGGTAGCATATGatttatggtaattttgtttaatagatTATTTCTGAACTTGAGCAGTGCCTGAATCATCAAACCACTTTAGCCCTCACTTTTGAAGATTATGAGGAAGTGCATAGTAAAGTACAGCAGATAGAAAAGCTTGAACAAAGGTCCTATCATTGTATGGTATACTAGGAAAACACAttgaagtgattagtgctatgtataaGAATAACATTATGTAGTTAGTACCTGGTTCTgtgttaaatcaggagttaaacagAATTGAATGCTATCCCTATTcttatggattattttgataacACAcaaaaggcaatgggagaacatggAATCAATTGGGCAAGTGAGAAGAAATtgtcatttgtagctgattcaggaatggcaGCCTAGTTGTTTTtccttagtcttaatagtagCCTAGGCTAAAATGTTATTGTAAAAACAAATGTGCAGGAATGCTTTGCATTCCTGCATAGAAAACTGACATTACTTTTTAGGGGTTTCtgactctttttaaaaacatctacaaatttgttttcataacaGCATTTTCTAGGAAGACTAGCCTATGCTAgcctaataaaaataataatttctgaatcagctataaatgaaaatttttgtcaCTAACTAGTTATtcttagaaacaatttttttttagttttttgttaagCTACTAGCCTGTAGGCTGTTTGGAAACCTTTCATCCCTTTAAGGACTCTAATAGAATTTCCAAAAAAGTAATTATTGAATAGCCTAAtaaaagagcagaaaaaagGGCATTGAGTGACATGCTTCCTTTCTTCCTAACTAAATTATGTTATAAACTGCAAATGTGCCAGGAATCTTTCTCTGCAATCATCTCTAGTTAAGAAACTCCTAAACTTGACTGGTGGCTAAATATCAATTTGGGTAATTTCTtggataaaaagaaattaagaattgttttttagagtttagaaGTAGACTGTTCTACTCAGATTATCAGCAGATTGATCTACTTCAAGACCTTCCTGAAAGCTCTAGAGCCATTACTAAGACTTTTGCTTGCCAAAATCAACTACTTTCTGAGACAGCAGTGAACCATTTATCTAGAAAATCACATGAAAAAATTATAGACAGGGAAGAATTAATTAACTATGTACCTTTTGCCTTCTAATTAATGAATAGGCTACTGAACTCAGTATGTCTAATACCGTTTTCTTCCACTATTTTCGCGCCCTGCGCCTATTTCACCGTTGCAAGAAAGCAGATCATGGCGCTGAAGTATTCGGTCTGTGGTACCAACCCCAAGAACACGGGGAAagagacaaaagaaaatttctgcGAAAAATTATCCGTGcgactgaaagaaaaaaaagaccaatgcCATCTATTTTTTAGtgcgttttaaaaaaaaagaataaataccaAAACTATTAAGAGTAGGacttccatttctttttttctaaatctaactatgtaatcacaaaaaaatggatttcgtacgtgaagataaaaaaagaatggaggCCAGACATTAAACACATCTCTGGTAATATTTTGCCATTATACAGgatttagcaaaatttttgacataaagAGTGCAATCctactattaataataatactaactCACAGCAGCACCTATCCACCTGAGGCCAGCAAAGCTACACAACAATATTTGGGAAGTTCTGATTCACAATTTCTGGACGACTGATAGAGACAACAAATCTTTTACCTGTTTATCGCATTGGTAGGGGCAAAGGATAAAGAACCCTAACCAAAGCCCTCTAATCATATTGATCAAAGAATATTTGTGtgacttttaatttcaagtaAATGTAACATTTCCATTATTATTACACCCTAGCGtacaattttgttgaaaattaaacCCTATGTTTGAAATATCAGCATTTTTTTAAGACAACAATGTCAATTATTCTAATATTATTGAAAGAATAATCCTTTTGTAATATTCGTTTAATAATCTCTGAATGATCTTGAgtagaaaaatagaataatatgACCACATGTGCAAATTTTGGGATAAAAAAGATTAGAAGTTACAAAGTATGGTTCCTAGGTTCTATGATCTATCAAATTATGGTTTGGCCAACCAATCATACCAATTCATTGTTCTTGCATGACACTTGCATAATTTGGAACCCTTGCAACGTGACCAGCATAGATCATGGCACCCAAAAGCAAATTTGTCCCTCCTCTCGAAAGCTTTGGTTCAGAAAAGTATGATGGTtttgtgatataagtaaaaaaaaatggctaattAACTAACTGGGTGATGTTTGTGCTTGTTTGTGGAATTCTGTGAAGGTAGTACTTTACTGAATACCCCAAAACCGACTCAAAAGAATAAAACCATATTTTTAGTACAGCTTGTTGCTTGACATAAAGTCagctaaacagtttttttttttttaaactatagcTCTGCGACACTACCAGGAAAGAAATCAAGGAAAATGAACCactttaaaaatctaataatgatttctcaaaaaaatgtctttacTGTAGTCCCAGTATTTACCTCACCTAAATTGTTTTATTGGCCTTTTGCAGATATTAAATAGAAAGTTGTTCTTTCAAGGGAAATCAAAAAACAGTTCTAAAACTATAATACACAAAATTAACGTCGAATGAAGAGAACCACCATCCCTTATTTACGTGAAAATTTGACTAGTGTTTGAGTGAAAGCACTTTACAGTGCAAATAATATACCCAATTGGTTGGAAGATTTTTGTTTGCTACTTAAACCTCAGGgcatttaaaatgtatatttgtTTCTCAAAGCAAATGCAAGTAAATGTAGTTTAGTCATCTTAGACAAAATAGGATATGAGTCTCAGAATTTTAGATATTCAGCTATAAGCCCACATAAACCTTTATTATTACATCCCGAGACTTTTCTTTAACCCTGCGTAATGCAGGATGTTTGCAATTGCAGATTTCAAAGGTCAAAGgtggaaaaattatattttgtacattttttgcAAACATCTTGGTTTTGTTGGTTTTGTGTTATTTGTATTTACGAAAAATATTGCAGAGAACCAAATTCTCTACAATTttggttgtatttttttttgttaatacatTCTACTGTTTTTGAGATAGAAGGCAGTGAGCGGGcaatatttatctatatacttACTACTTACTTGTAGCAGGACCAGACAAGGACGCCTCACCCGGCATCTAGAAGACTACGCATAGTTGACTACCATTTGTCACAATCTTGTGTCAACTCTTCAGCAAAGCGGATTAGGCAGCTCTCCTACTTTCCGCCAAATCTTCGAAATTTGTCAAGGGGGTCGATGTCGTTTTTGGcagttgcccaccaattctTCAATTGATCGACAGGTCACCGGTGCCAATATGGAAACAGGGCAGCTAGAAGCCTTGCTTTATCATACGGTCATCGGGCGTTCTAAGGACATGGCCAAGCTAACGCAGTCTTCTCTTTTTGACAATCGTGGTGGCGGGTTTGGTTTTACAGCAGTAGTGGTGCACATCAGCGTTTGGTATTCTGTCGCAGTATCGAATCTTTCGGATTTTTTGCACACAGCAGTGGTCAAAGACTTCCAAATCACGGAGATGAAACGCCTTCAGTGGCCAAGTTTCGACTGCATAGAAGAGAACAGATCTAACAGCCgctttatatacaaaaattggCTTGGGCTTTGTTGGTTCGGTCCTGTACGTCAGGGTCATAGCCTCCAAGAGGGTCTATTACTGAGCCAAGATAGGTGAAGTAATCGACTTTATCAATTCTTTTCTACAAAGCATAAGCTGATAATCCGACTGTATATATAAATCCATGACTTTAGCTTTGACCGTGTTGATCTTTATACCCAGTAGCTGAGAGAAATGtgctatttcatttaaaatggctGGGGCAGTTGTTGGATCAGCAGCAAGAGCGTCGATGTCATCGTTAGTCCAGGTCAGACATGTTAATATCCAATCCTATAACAGCACCATCAAAACTTGAGAGTACCCTTTCTAGAATCCAATCTATacagtagttaaaaaaaaaaaaaaggggacAATATGCACACTTGTTTCACACCGCTTTCCACACTGAAGGGATCAGTTTCTTCACCCAGCATTCTTACAGACTATTTGAATTGCTCGTAGTAGGCTTTCAACAGCTCCACGAATTCAACCGACACACTGTCTTCCACCGTAATTTGCCAAAGGTTTTTGCGGGCTACTGAGTCGAAAGCAGCTGCAAAATCAAGAAACATGTTAATTATGGGGAGGCTGTAGCATTCCCACTGTTAGAGAATAAGACAAAGAGTAAAGATCTGGTCAGTGCACCCTCTCCCTCTTAGAAATCTGCACTGATTCTCACGTGTCAGCTCATCCCTTGCGTTCTCAAATCTTTTAAGCATAATCATCGCGAATACTTTGGTAGCCATATCCATGAGTGATATTCCTCGGTATTTGCGCGGCTGTCGTATTTGTCCTCCTTTTTAAATACTAGGATTATTACTGAAACCTTCCAATCAGACGGGAAGGTCTTCTTCTTCCATATCAGACTGAAGAGGGTTTTTAGTTGCTCCACTGCAACGTGTGGTGAGGCCTTGTAAATCTCAGGAGTGAGACCATTTTCTCCAGGCGACTTATTGTTTTTTAGCCGCTTGATAGTGTTTAGTATCTCTGAAGCTGAAGGCAGTGCCAGATCGATTTCATATTGTGGTCTTTTAGTTGTTGGTGGCAGCAATGGCGTTGCAATCTGCCGATGTGTATTTGGACTAAGCATGTATTTAAAGTGATTCTTGCAATGATCAAGTTTACCTAGTACGTTAGGGATCAAGCTTCCTTGAGCGTCTTTATAGAGTATTATTTCAGATTAACCGGTAGGCTAATCCTGACCAAAACATGTAGAGTCAAGTATTAAAATTGttcataaatatataattataaatcatttttattgtatattatattttattatttataaattttattagttattacattgtgtttaataatttttacgTTACTTACAACACTTCACttatattctaataattttatcatgtatacTAATTAcatttaaagaagaaaacaatTGAGTACATCTTCTTTCAAGTGCGTAAACTTTTGAATTCTTCCGTAACGGTAAAATTTATACCTGGGAATCATACAGACGCCTATTAAATACTACGAACCTTTTTATATGTCATGGTTGCAGCGGCAGCAGGGGgttagtaaaaaacaaactacGGCCTATAGGAGCAAAATCAAACGTTTTAATAAAAACtgtcttttgagaaaaaaatttccattttcagCTTATTCAAGAGTGCTAACTAATATGTTAAttagtatttattatataaagttatttcaaaaataaatttattggagtttaaaaaaaatagcctgaTACCCCTAAGAAGTGGCATCGAGTGAAAGTAAAAAGTACACCATTAGAATTATCATGGctgaaaaatttcaactggagACCTACAGTTACcttccttgaacaacaagaaaaatcaccTTTTCGTATGGATAGCTCTGATGCTATCCATACTTAGTATGGTGGAGTAGTAGGGGCCCTATCTCCACAAGCGACCAATACCGCAACAGGGTCTCAAAACGCAGAAGCGGCCAGTACCCAACGGGAAGGCTTAAATAGAAGTGGCCAGTTGTATTACAAATACGAGCACacattaaaaaaagggtaaTACCCCTGTCACTTTTTGACTGTTAATTCCGGTTTCGATGCTATGAACCTCCCCCATAAGACCAAAATAGAAACAAGCAGTCATATCATGTCTACATTGATAAAACCGTTCATACCATGTCTATATTGATGCAAGCAGTTATCCTCGTGTCTAAGTTTTACAAGCGGTAACACCATGCCTACGTTGATAAAAATCAGTTGAGCCATGTCTACACATGTACAAGCAATCACCCCAATGCCTACGCTAATACAAGAGGTCATCCTCATGCCTATGTTAATAAAACCGATCTTCCCCATGGGTTCTTAATACGTCCAACCgaccagaaaataaaaatatcaatacgTGGAAAATGAATAATCTATATGCCAATGTAATTATGAAATATAGAATTTTCTAGatcgaaaaatatttatttttctttttagatatttttcttAGTAGGTTACCGTTCCTCTGTCTAGGGATATTCCCGaagtaaaaagaatattttgatttgttaGTTAGTCTTTAGTCAGGGGCGAGAGTGTTAGGATTAAAAATTGATGGATTtatgaaacataaaataatgCGGAATCTtgtgaatttggaaaaatgtcTGAATCTAAATGatcaatttcaaaagttgtcaaggcaaaagaaaatattctgcAAAGCAATGCTTGATAATGTAATGAAAGGTGAATCTCCAACTTTGAATTATTGTATGATGCTTATGGGTTATGGCCCAAatgcatttactcaatttattgacatactaatcaaaacaacacaaaattttgTTGTGGATTTGCTTTTGAACACTACCTTAGAAGTTCAATGGTGATTTAAGACTACACGTGATCCCAATAATTTtctaatctaattttttttcatgagaaCAACGAATAAGTCGacaattttataaaaacctCTTCTCTCGCTCCGAttactcctctctctctctctacaaAAGACCACTCATTTTATCAATCGTAAGTAAGTTCTTTTCAGCTGTAAGAGAGTCAAAAGTGTAAAAAATGTTCTATACATGTCCTGTATGTATGTATACATTGGACAGCTGGCTATTTGAGAACTGTACAATCGTCGACGAGTATGATGTaaagtgtagattatgcaaTACAAGTAAATTTGCATGAAAGTTATGCAGTacaaattaaagactgtaattcCTGTACTGAAGAGATTTTTGACTCACAAACTAGAGGATTTCTATGCTCCAATTTTCAGTACGATAAATGTGATCAATGGAAGAATCTTGGTATGATTGGGAAAAACTCTAAACgagattttagtttatttttaagagattGATGTCTTTATGGTTTTGAATTGTTTTGGAAGGACCAGTCAGGTCTACGCTTTGACTGCTGGAATAACAAGAGATTCTGGTCTCTACGTCTTCGCTGTGAAGACAATCGGTACTCTAATTATAAacctactgatttttatttggctgttacagaaagtgattctcCATTTGAAAACACTGTATGTGATATTGcttcaaataaacaaatctaAACACGTGAATTTTgcaatatgaatgaaaaaagGGATCATTGACTTCACAAAGATATACAATAAGAGTGAAGTTACATTTTACCGTAGAAAATTTGACCCTGACTTTTTACATCAGTACCAATACACAGTAAATCCAAATGATCTTCCGCCTTTAGTTGTTCTCGAGATATGCCTATACttagaagaagaaatctaaaaagagaaaaagtaatttttatgtatgaacgttttattaataaaaataaaattacaagcaCTTTTAGAACATTTAATCCTTAGGgcactgaaatcaatattatacagGTATGAAAGTGTTTTTTCCACTTGGACGTCATTCAGGTGAGAATTGGCTAATTAAATGTTGAGAAATTCATCGTAAGTATAGCCATGACATcggaaaatgaaatatattagTGTATGAAAACCACAGCTTTTAGTCGTTACATCCTCTACTCTCTTCTGGTTTTGAATAATGGTTTTCCCACCGGTTTCAATAAAGTTGTTGATGTGCAGAGTGTATACTGCGTATGGTAGGCCAGGAGGACCGATAAACTCTAACGTTTtcgctgtttgaaagatgcatagccAATGACCCGACTTTACGCTCAATGGACTACTATTAACAATAATAAGGCTAGTGTTAACACTTTGGATTTGTTCAAGGAAATCCGAGCGTATACACtaggatttgtatttggacatgtACGGATCCATATTCATTAaactgattatttgatttgtgttcatggtGCGAGGTCTAGTAGAACACTGCCTTCGGGAGTGATTTCCCAGTAATTTTCAAATTGGTATAAAGAGATACTCTCCGGCAATG includes the following:
- the LOC136034801 gene encoding uncharacterized protein LOC136034801, giving the protein MNEIKLVMSTRHEVSVFAFTEVKPKRTALALTDTQIQVPGFDLLTNLSKPNGRGIAVYVRSPLQVRALTVNSDYEPWVEQIWITIMQRSLPAVIGCFYRSPSSPCQTSSLLAIECSINNVMKQYYKNVLIVGDFNLLELHWIDGFAVAEGVEHSNCPLLDCLHEHSLNQAIDFPTRYRSGQNPTLIDLLFINDHKMLISVDSEPLFGASDHVAITCRLRLYPQKDNWIKHVYTNYNQVRHELANQDWSFIDDKNMEEAWLEMKRVLIKATEKHTVICWKRRPKTLPFITRDVKQAIQKKKKYWSKYKSSHSLENYEKFKQTRNKVRYLTRKLTTEYEEGLALDSKSNSKRFWKYASAWNLGRHSVTELLVNGNIVSTPNNIATELSRQFKSVFRPPDNAPLPEAPEYSIGEPMQKITVVASDVESRLKLLNPNKSIGLDEVHPRVLKEAHAEIALPLMNMLQKSLDTKQIPQDWWDANVTPVHKGGSRNNVSNYQPISLTSVAGKILEGM